The following is a genomic window from Nymphaea colorata isolate Beijing-Zhang1983 chromosome 3, ASM883128v2, whole genome shotgun sequence.
AAAATTCCATGTTTAGGGTTCCTCATAATTATAGACATTCTTTTAGCTGATTTATGTTGCTTTATTCATTCTGCTGATAGATTGGAGATGAAACATTTATAATAGCGGCTCTTATGGCTATGCGTCATCCAAAATCAATTGTACTTTCGGGTGCCCTTACTGCTCTTTTTGTGATGACAGTAAGTAATTTGGtgtatgttatttctttttaagcacaagaattttgtttttcttttgcagtGATGTTCTAAAAATGCCTTGGCTTCATGGTGTTATGTTGCtcatttttgaatcaattcattATGGCGTGTTGCTTCTTTCCTTTGTCTTTTCCCATTTCATTGGCATCTTCTCTTTTTGTCCTTGATATCTGAAGTACTCATGAAGTGTTTCACTTCCATTGTAGGTTCTGTCAACTGCACTTGGTAGAATTGTCCCCAACTTGATATCAAGGAAGCACACAAATAATGCAGCTACAGGTTCATTTTTACCTCTCCATGATGTATTATTATTTCTCacatattctttctttaagCTCTGCAGCTTGGTGTGGTGGGTAATGGTTCAAACTTCATGACAACTACATCCAGGGGCAGCTTTAATACATTCATACAATTGCCTTAATTTAATACGAACACCTTAATTGATCACAAGTTTAGTTCTTAACTTCTTTTTAATAACGTTGTTGGCTACATTCGAGTTGATAAATTAATTTCATGTTctttattctctttctctcaatgTTAGCTAACTGTTTCATTGTCAAACTTCCTTTTCTACCCATCAACCCACCAAAATGGACCTTATTCTTTTGCAAGTTCgcttgttttctcatcataaGTTTTTCTTGTTCAGCAATGTCAGCTTCTCCGTTTATCATGATCGAGCAttgcccttttttctttttcattgtcaGGATCTAAAGACAAAAATGTTGAGCTATGGCAGCACATTGGTTCTGAATTTCATGTTTGGTTCTAAAATAAAGGATGAAATTGTAAATCTCATGGTTACATTATTCCATTTTTGTGGTTTTGCTGGACATAAGATGGCCATGTTCTGTTTGAACCTCAGGCCAAGTGTAGCTCATCCAGGCATCCAGAACATCCTAATTGAGAACTAATTTTGTGACCTCATTGTCACAATTATAATGATTGAAGAATATATGAAAGATCAAGCCTATCTAGCAAACATAGATCAAGCAGAAGCAAACCATGGCCGCCAACTTGGAAGAACACCAAGCAGGCAGATAACTTTACTATTTCTTGTGACCACTTGAAGCAGTACTTTGATCCACGGCCTTCCATCGTTGACTttcctggatttctttggatatTGTGTGATAACGTATCTGAAGGTAGGAGAAACTAGAAAGTACCATTAGGAGTTGAATCCACAGGTTTATACCAGGCTAACTAATGATCCAATGAATCAGGCAGAATATGATTCACAAGTGCAATGCAGAGAGCAGAGAAAATGATATGCACTACCAGATATTTCTCATGCATGTTGTGATGGATGAAGAAAGCAGCGAAAAGTTATGGTGGCTTATGGAAGCAGATTACCTGAGAGGAGTTTGTTGTGTCAGGTTCCTGACACCTCAGTTGCAATGCAGGCCAAGAACATGAAGGGAAAAAGTGAGTAGTAATGCTGGTAGTGCACACATCCTTAATCTCTAAAAGCAGAGTCCTTTCATCCTACAAAATTTGTGGAGACTTCAATTGGTGATAAGCAAAATTGGTGATGAGCAAATTTGTCAAGCCTTCACGGGTTAAAAATAACAGGTATGCTTTTAGCATGTATGACTTTCAAAATTTGGAGTATGAACGACAATAACCAAAGGATGTTTCAATCATATTCGGTTGAAAGAACTCTGAAGTTAGGTATGGAAAAGGAAGGATCCTTATGTCCAGAGGTAGGTGAAAGATAACGAGTGAGCTATATAGTCTAACATGTCAAACAGTTAGTTGTAGATGCTGAAGGATGATCAATTCTTTGACTTGGTTGTGCTTAGATCTAATAGTGACAATGGAATGCTTAGCAAATGACATGTATTGGcacattttggttttctatttaGTATGTATTTTGAATTCATGAACTTCAACCTGATTATTCTTCACTAAAGAATGGAAATATCAATCTCACTGTGTAACACTTGAATATTTTCCTCCACTGTCAAATTGCGGATTTCCAATGCATTGGAAATCGACCCCATGGATCACTTTTCTTGTTGTCATCACATTTCAATATTGCAGTGATCTGTTTGAACCATCATCCATCCACTACCTATACTTCTCACAGATCCAAAAATCAGTTGGAAGCATTTAAGAACTATAAAGGCAAAGGTAGACCACCTTGACAGACATCAGAACTGCAACTTGCTGTGGAGCACCATATCATTCATTGCTTTAGTTGGCATAATCTTATTCTCCCTTCTTTTGCTATCACATgctattttctccttttttttcttgtctcaATTACTAGCATTAACAAAGACAAATTAATGAAAGGcaatattcaaatcaatgtAACATTTTATAGTCTAAGATGCTGATTACTTGGGCATGCCTTTGATCAATCTCTGTAAACATGAAGCAAGCATGTCTAAAATGCTTATGTTATCATTCTGCATACATGTATTTCCATTTCAACTAGGTGAGTTTGTGGCCTTGGTGGCTTGCCTTCTACAAGAATTGGTATCCTGGATAAGCCTATTCTAGCAAGCTTAAGAGAGCATTTATTCCCCTTTAATGGTCATTGCCTGATGTTGTACTCTTTCAATTGTGAAGCTGAAAATGTTCAGTTGCAATCCTTGGATATCCTTATTCAGGGAGCCATgttaaaatatgtatcaaagtGCACTAAATTTCCCATTTCCTATTCTTATGTGCTTTATAGTGATTTTTGTGTGTAGTTTGTCcccttcaaatattttttaactaGTTTCCTGAATTCCGTTTAGTTCCTTGGCATGAACTGATGCCCTGAAGAATGCTAATTTTCTTGTACTTCTTTTGTAGTCCTTTATGCATTCTTTGGCTTGCGTCTGCTTTATATTGCTTGGAGATCAAGCTCGAAGACATcacagaagaaagaaatggaagaggTGTGCTGTCTTTTCCATCTAAACTTTTTTCTGGAAACTATTGTCTCTGATAATAAAATTGGCATGTTGTAtgtgaagaacaaaaaagaatccTTTTTGTCCCTATTTTTGTAGAGAAAATGTTATGCTGGTGTTAAATAGGCTTTACTTATTGTTAGGCTGGTATTTTGCGAGTAAACACACAAAAATGGATATAATTTCTGCAGGACATCTGTGTAGGTGAAAGTAATAATGATAAGACAATGCAGCCATACATATGATTTATGGATGACTACTTACTTGAATCTCACAGCCTCTAGAATTCACATACATTAAACGGATTATGAATAAATTTAAAGTGTGACCTACAAAATCCAATTAGATGTGGTTCTTACTgcaatatctttttttttcgtAAAATCATTTACAGGTAGAGATTGTAacaaaaagatttaaaattcCAAATAATGTAATTGGAGATCTACCACAGACCTTTGGCATAAGAAGTATAgacatttatttttctcttacaCATGAATTTCTCAGATTACCACTGGTTTTTATTGATGAAACAATATGCAGGTGGAGGAAAAACTTGAAGGTGGGCAAGGAAAAACAGCTTTTCGCCGCTTCTTTTCTAGATTTTGcacaccaatttttttggagGTATTTAAGACCCTTTTCTGACAGTGTAATGATTATGTTGTTGGGATTGATCGTGCTATGCATAAATCTGCTCATGTTTATAggttacctttttttttttatttctgagactttctgtttcttttctcatttatttgatgGTATGTATATGCATGCAGTCATTTATACTGACTTTCTTAGCTGAATGGGGAGACCGTAGCCAGATAGCAACAATTGCGGTAAGATGGTCATCtatcattttcttgtcatctaacttttttttgtctgaTTTACCCGTTAAGATTAATGCTGTGTAGTATCCCGTTCCATTTGGTGATGCCATCTCTGGGTGGTCCTTTTGCACCCTCCTATCAAGTCCTGCATATGTTTTTCTTGTGTCTGCAGTTTATATTTTATAGCTTCATGCATTTTACTACTTCTTTAGATCCTGTTCCTTCAACCATGACTTAATTTCCACCTGCCTGATCAATTTGATACCCATAACTTCTTTAGTAGTTCTGGTTTTGATTTGTGATGCATCTAGTGTGCCAAGTATGAAGGGGCTACCCggcaaaggaaaaacaaagttAAAAGTTTGCCCCATGACGGCAAGCATGGCAACATAATCTAGCAAGTTCATGCTAATACCCGTAATGTTTCTGTGACATTCTTCCTGTTGTAGGAATTACACTGATGAACACAAGGCACGTTAATGCATTTGTTAATGCATTTTCCCAagtatttgatttgaatttttttcttcttgcttgctTAACCACATATTTGTGGCATAAGGCCATTACATCATTTCCTTAttttaaatttccttttctctttctttttttttttttttgacaatcaGCTGGCAACCCACAAAAATGCACTTGGAGTTGCTGTGGGAGCAACCTTGGGTCACACAATCTGCACATCGCTTGCGGTTGTTGGAGGAAGTATTTTGGCCTCTAAGATCTCTCAGGGTACTGTTGCAACCATTGGAGGACTGCTGTTCCTTGGCTTCTCCTTGTCTTCATACTTCTACCCCCCGTTGTGATTATAATTCTTTAGATTCTTGTAAGCATCATCTATGTAACCAGCTCCCCATTACTTGGTTCTTCAGAATATAGGAACATGCACATGGTTTTTAGAAAACGATGGTGTTCCACACCAGACCATGAGAAGAATCTGATGTATCACACATCTATCTGTTACTGATCCACTGGCTGGGCATTatgttttctgttctaatcTATAGGTGGCCGGATGTCGCAAGGCCATTTTGCATGAGTTGTAGAACTACATCAATTGCCATCATGATTTTTTGTAAACTTGCTCCAGACAAGGAGTTATGCTTGTGCTCTATAATATGTtactaaaaaattgttcaatcattttttaatcaatatgttttgttcctttcttttacGATTAGGAATTTATCAAATTCAGCAAATGAGTGGCCATCATATCACCAGAACATTGAATAGGTGACACCATATTGCTGCATATTAGCCCATtttgaaactctctctctctctctctctctctctctctctccgggACAAGGCTTGCCGATCTGAGACTTGATTCCTTAAAATTTAATAATCTAGTAGTTTATTTTGCTGTTTGAGAATTTAAATGTACTGATTTATTCTAACCATAACCTCGGCAACATAGACGACGTTTCTTTAAGGTTCAATTGTTTCTCTCAAGCCAAATCATTGTTTGCCTTTTCCAAACGACTGCCACCGCACCACATAAAATCTTTCTCAGGGCCAGGATAACTTGAATGATGGCGACAGTTCAACCATAAGAACGTGTTTCTATCCTTTTCCCCGTCCTCACTACTTGGTAACTCACTCTTCTCTTCCCCTTCCTCAAAACTCTGTAACTCACTGCTGCATATAATCTTGGTGTTTTGTAAAGGAGAACATGTGGACTGCCCAAGATGTTTTACTTTGTTGAATTCCTCACGGTTTCTTTGAATTCTCCTTAATAGTGAAGGGCTGAGTAATCCTTTGCGTGATCTTCACTGCTAAGGTCGGTTTTTTGGTGACTTTCCCCTTGTACAGTTCACTAGTCTTaataaaggtagggggcctGTTCCCCAGCAACCTTTTTCTTCATTGCTCCAAATTAAGGAGCAGAGCTGATGGAACCGACGACCCGCACGGTCCAAATTCTATTTAACGATCTGAACCTTACAAATTTGTGGACATATCTAATAAATTCATCCTTGATCTCTGGTCCTGAATTGACCTTGGAGAACTTTGTCcacataaaatgataaaacgGCATGCTTTTTTTTAACGGAACGGCAAACATCACCTACAAAAGCTTGAAACATCAGTATTATGGGTGATGTATCAGAAGCCAATAAAGCCCGTAAAATTTGTAGTAGTTCCAAAATATTTCCCACTGCTAGGCGACCAGTGTTATTAATGTTGGTGCCTACCTGCCCGTATAAGCCTACAGTACAGATCGTACCGACAAGTTGCGCATTTTTAGGGCCAAGCCAATATGATCCCCTTTAAAAACCAGCTGACATATGGTCGAGAACAAAttcatttaaatttaatttgaaatttaacTTTGTTTTTAAAACCGATAACAACAGATACAGGTCAATGTTGATACACATTGATTTCTTTGGTTTCCAATACGAGACGATTAAACTGACATTAACAACATTGATCGAAAGAGGCCAAAGTTCGATACGGGGTGCCCATATTTTCTCACAAAGATCAtaacaaaggaaaaactttTCCCAGTGGAAACATGTTATAAAAATTCGGTAGCTTCTCTCATCGCCAGAATAGAACGAGAACTGAGACAAGAGCAAGAGATGATACAATAGATGTTGGACAATTGACAGAGAAAAAGGACGATCTTTCCACCTTCCTAGGGGTTTAAGGTTTAAACTCATAACCTTCAATTTGAAGGAGCAAGAGTTTAATTCCTGAAGTATGCAGCTTCTACTGTGATTATCTAGTGGAGTTCTgccaaatgaaaatgaaagaaaaaggaccAACCTCTTCTCTAATGATCTCCACCATTTCTTTGTCCGTTCTTTTGGGGTTTGTGTTGTTGAGTGCGAGGGGTCCGGCCACAACGTAGAAGCCCAATTTAATATCAGTTCTTATGATCTCCTAATTTGACATTCCAAATGATCTTCAATCTCCCGCGTTTAATGTTCATGGTAAAGGGTCGCCATTACGTGCATTAATTAAGCATTTTTGTGGGTTTTCCTCCATTTGAGAATGTTGGATGAGGAGAGGATGCAAGATGACTGGAGAATGTTTTGTCACTAGTCAGATGCTCAGAACAGTTTAAGCAGAACTCTTCAATGGAAAGATACTGATCGTCTTTATCCTTCAAGACCATTTGACGCGACTCTTCACCGCAGAATAGACGAGGCATCCACTCTTCCTCACCTGTCCCACACATCAAACATCCTTTTAAACCAATACGCATGCATTCCACACTTTACTGCAAAGCCAGAAGGCGAACTTTAGTAGAGGAAACAGGTTTCGTGACAGCTGTATTGCTAAGTTTGCTTTGTATAGAGTTGCTGAAACAGAGAAGAGGGTCTCAGGTAACATCAGTTGAAGCGTCACCTTTAGAAACTTTTTAGATGTTCATATACGAAGGCTATACTGAACTTGAAGCCGAGTCGAAGTCCATAATGTCTTCCAGGGTCCAAGCCTTTGCATATCTTTCAATTCACTCCGGGTAGAgtcaaaaccaagaaaaaataaaaggtttgGCAGCACTTTCATGGCTTCGTACAAAAGTATGAAGATGGACCAGAAGCCCCAGTTAATCAAGTAGTGAACAAAAAACTAATAGATgaataaacaagtaaacaaaggAACCGGTTTGTGGAAAGTGGGACAACTCTATGAATATAATTAGGCTGGAAAATTAGGTTAAGAGGTACAGTTTAACCCACTGAGGAGACCAACCAACTCCATGAAATGCCCTCTGCAAGAGAGTTTGGTGGATCTCTTGCTTTCTAACCTTTAAAATCATCCTCTCTTGCAGTCGAAGCAAGATTCTTCTGTATAAACAATCAGTGCTGCTGATTGGAGCTGCATTCGAGTAAGAATCATGAGAGATAGAATGGAGAGATTGGCAGTGATGCCTTTTCCATTTGGCTGCGCCTCTCACTCCAGTATTTCAGTCAAGCTCCAGAACCCAAAAATGGCAAAATCAGAACTCTGCAACAATCTGAGAGGTAGCCCTTGTCAGTAGATTTCTTT
Proteins encoded in this region:
- the LOC116250621 gene encoding GDT1-like protein 4 translates to MGASRNPRSRRSFSFVLPLLLLLLSETSIFSCVSAQESGVDSEDNPSNESVKVLDRRSKIIMRTSRNVDTDVDDVDSKTKLTDMTGYSEFGLGLLDAFFASLSMIIVSEIGDETFIIAALMAMRHPKSIVLSGALTALFVMTVLSTALGRIVPNLISRKHTNNAATVLYAFFGLRLLYIAWRSSSKTSQKKEMEEVEEKLEGGQGKTAFRRFFSRFCTPIFLESFILTFLAEWGDRSQIATIALATHKNALGVAVGATLGHTICTSLAVVGGSILASKISQGTVATIGGLLFLGFSLSSYFYPPL